CGCGCTGTTCGCCTAAACGCCCTTCAAACAAGCGTTCGGCTCTAGCAATTAAATTAATATTAATTTCATCTTCACGCGGATGAAACTTCATTGTCGCTAATTTAGCCTTGCTTGCCTGAATATCGGCAGCGCTTAATTCGCCCGGTGCATTCACAATCAGCTTATTATATTTTTCTTTAGTTGAAATCACTTCAATATCAACTTCCAATACGCCATTCACATCATAACTAAAGCGCACCGCTGCACTTTCTTCCCCTTTTTTATTTTTGGGCACAGCAACCGTTAATTCACCCAAATTAATATTGTTTTTAACTAAGCGATTTTCACCCTGAAAAATCTCAAATTTGATATTGGTTTGGTTATCATTAATCGTAGAATAAACGCTAACCCGACTTGCCGGAATCACCGTATTACGCTCAATAATCGGGCTAAATAAACTGCCTTGTGTGCCGAATAAATCACTTTCATTATGCGTACCTACGCCCAATGAATAGGGGCAAACGTCGGTTAACACCACATCATCTAATGCGGCATCACGCGCTTTCAAACCTGCCTGAATCGCCGCCCCCATTGCCACCACTAAATCAGGATCTAAATTAGCCGCAGGCAAGCGTCTAAACATTTTAGCAATCATCGAACGAAAAAACTGCATACGGGTTGCACCGCCGACTAAAATCACTTCATCCATCTCAGAAGGTTTTAATTTGGCATCACGTAAAGCGGTTTCGATTGGGCGTTGAATGCGTTGCAATAAAGGTTCAGCTAATTGAATAAAATCTTCTTTATATAGTGAAATAATTTTAGTTTGTGCTGCAAAAAATGGCTCAACATGCACAATATCTACATTATTTAACTGGCGTTTGACCTGTTCCATTTGTGCATAGACTTTTTGCAAATCTTGCGCTGAAATACTTTGTTTAGTTAGATTTAAACTCGTTAAGAACTTATTAACTAATAGCTCTCGAAAATCTTCCCCGCCTAAGAAATTATCGCCTGCTGAAGCGTGAACTTCTAATACGCCATCAAAATATTCCATAATCGACACGTCAAATGTGCCACCGCCTAAATCGACTACCATAAATTGCGTATGCTCAGGTTTTTCATGCAAACCATAAGCAATCGCAGCGGCAGTCGGTTCATTAATGACACGCTCGACTTTTAACCCAGCTAATTCCCCGGCTAAAATAGTGGCTTTGCGCTGCATATTATTAAAATAAGCAGGTACACTAATCACCGCCTCTGTAACTGTTTCCCCTAAATAAGCTTCAGCATCTTCTTTTAAGCTTTTTAAAACAAAGGCGGATAATTCGGGCGCGGTATACGACTTTTTTGCTAACCGCATTTGACGATTCGTGCCCATATAACGCTTAAAGACAGCGGCGGTGGAATCAGGATGCGTCATTAAACGTTCTTGTGCTGTTTTACCAACTAAAACTTTACCGTCCGCTCCGATATGCACCACAGACGGCGTTAAATACTCATTTAAACGATTGGGAATTAATTCGACCTGTCCATTTTGCCAAATCCCCACCGCACTATTGGTTGTACCTAAATCAATGCCAATTATTTTCATGTTGTTTGCTCTTAATTTTTATGAAGGCTAACGGTTTAATGACGACCACTGACAAATAATTCATATAACGTTAGCGCAATTTCCACCACAATTAAAATAACGATATACCATTCAACCCGCTGACTTTGTTGGGTCTGTAATAAATCGAGCAAGGTTTCGGCGGTATTAGAAATAACTTGCAATTTACGCTCTAACGCCACATGCCGTTCTTGCAATTCAAATTCATCTTCTAACTGCAAATATAAGCCTTGTAAATCCGGACGCTCCCATAAAATATCCGGTTTATCCGCCACCTCCGCACGCCCTACCATGCGATGTTGGCTTAATAAAGAATCACCAATATATTGCAATAATTCCTTAGAACGCCGCCCACCTCGCCCTTTTTTACTTAAGTTTTGCGCTAAAGGTTCAATTTGTTCAAAGGTTTTCGCTACGCGGGCTTCATCATCCGATAACACCGTACTACGCGCCAACATCTCGGCTAATAACTGTAAGCGTTGAATATGGCTATCGTGCAACCATAAACCACCTTGGGAATCAAA
This DNA window, taken from Candidatus Thiocaldithrix dubininis, encodes the following:
- a CDS encoding molecular chaperone HscC, which encodes MKIIGIDLGTTNSAVGIWQNGQVELIPNRLNEYLTPSVVHIGADGKVLVGKTAQERLMTHPDSTAAVFKRYMGTNRQMRLAKKSYTAPELSAFVLKSLKEDAEAYLGETVTEAVISVPAYFNNMQRKATILAGELAGLKVERVINEPTAAAIAYGLHEKPEHTQFMVVDLGGGTFDVSIMEYFDGVLEVHASAGDNFLGGEDFRELLVNKFLTSLNLTKQSISAQDLQKVYAQMEQVKRQLNNVDIVHVEPFFAAQTKIISLYKEDFIQLAEPLLQRIQRPIETALRDAKLKPSEMDEVILVGGATRMQFFRSMIAKMFRRLPAANLDPDLVVAMGAAIQAGLKARDAALDDVVLTDVCPYSLGVGTHNESDLFGTQGSLFSPIIERNTVIPASRVSVYSTINDNQTNIKFEIFQGENRLVKNNINLGELTVAVPKNKKGEESAAVRFSYDVNGVLEVDIEVISTKEKYNKLIVNAPGELSAADIQASKAKLATMKFHPREDEININLIARAERLFEGRLGEQRDRILEGLKAFEAILETQNREMVAQAQADFTVFLDSFEQDRLF
- a CDS encoding RMD1 family protein produces the protein MMQALEPRLNAQADQSIRVRALLIGSRIDAKAFRADESLAINPLVIAIPGGGCTVLFRYGVVVFIGLSAEQETEFLERLKPLTSEVRTWPEVEQLSLRIDTNAREGFDSQGGLWLHDSHIQRLQLLAEMLARSTVLSDDEARVAKTFEQIEPLAQNLSKKGRGGRRSKELLQYIGDSLLSQHRMVGRAEVADKPDILWERPDLQGLYLQLEDEFELQERHVALERKLQVISNTAETLLDLLQTQQSQRVEWYIVILIVVEIALTLYELFVSGRH